Within the Salvelinus sp. IW2-2015 unplaced genomic scaffold, ASM291031v2 Un_scaffold3042, whole genome shotgun sequence genome, the region GGCACTGTGCCTCGTAACCTCACACAAACCCAGGCTTCATGGAGGACCGACGACATTTGGGGCAGCCCTTGGAACCGTTGTTCTGTAGACACCTGAGAGGATAGAAGAAGTAGAGACTCTGGGAACTGACCCAAATCCTAAGAGTTCGCCCCCCTGTTTCCCCCCCTGGACATGAAACATGTAGAACctcttaaggattagcccctttaaaaaaattaaaaaaaaatcgcctaaaatgacattcccaaatctatctgcctgtagctcaggacctgaagcaaggatattcctattcttgataccatttgaaaggaaacactttgaagtttgtgaaaatgggaaatgaatgtaggagaatataacacattagatctggtaaaagataatacaaagaaaaaaactagcGKttttttgtaccatcatctttgaaatgcaagacaaaggccataatgtattattccagcccaggtgcaatttagattttggccactagatggaagcagtgtatgtgcaaagttttagactgattcaatgaaccattgcatttctgttcaaaatgttctatcagtactgcccaaatatgcctaattggtttattaatacattttcaagatcataactgtgtactctcctcaaacaatagcatggtattctttcactgtaatagctactgtaaattggacagtacagttagattaacaagaatttaattcAGCTTTCTgctaatatcagatatgtctatgtcctggtaaatgttcttgttacttacaacctcatgctaaacGCATTAGCGCACGCTAGCTCAGcggtcccgcaggggacccaccgatcctgtagaggtttttaaTCAAGGCAAAAGTCCCTACTGTAATAATAACACGTAGAGCACCTACTGGAGGTGGAAGATGTGAGAGCAGGGCAGGGCCTGCAGCTGTTGGTTCTTCTCTCCTATGGACTCGCCACACATTCCACAGTACAGCTCCAGCTCCTCCACACACTGCAGGAACTTCACCACCTGCTCCCTCAGCTCCTCCTGACTCTCCTTACTGCGGTAGATCCCCTCACTGAGACAGTGCACCTTTAGACTACacagctaacagagagagaggtgtataTAGGGTTAGAATCAACACACGGGCTGAACATAGCTGACTTACTGCAGTCAATTCCCTCATTCAGACTACACAGCTAATGGGACAAGAACTGGAATTTAGCACAAACTAAAGTCTGACGTGCATCTGACTGTTGCATAATTGTTTTAATTGCACAGTATGTTTTGTTACAGTAAAAAGGCAGCATATTTTCATGGTATTTATTCAGATCTATGTAACACTGTACCTTGGTTCCTAAAGCCTCTGACAACTCCTGAGCTCGCTGCAGAGCATCAAGAGCCTTGTCCAGTTCTTTCTGCTGGAGCCAACACTTCCCTACCCCCAGGTACACCTGGGTCTGGCCAAGACGGTTCCCAATCTCTGTCATTATACACATGGAGGACTCATAACGAGGCAATGCTTTctggaggagagaacaggagaagagggagaggagagaacaggacatgagtgaagagggggaggggaggagaggagtggagaggaaagggggagaggagaggagagaaaataatATGAATCAAGCCCAGACTATATTGAAGGAAGGTTTTTCTCTTCAGATCTGTAACAGTGTAGTACGGACAGTATTTGGTTACTTACATCAACGTCATGCCGGCAGCGGTGGATATCGGCAAAGTTCAGTAAGCACAGCGCCTGGAGAGGTCGGTCCCCGTGCTGCAGGGCTATCTTCATGGACTCCTGGGGGATGGGACCCACTTTAGTGTGACACACAACCTCCGAACAACACACTCAACCTCTGAACAACACAC harbors:
- the rapsn gene encoding 43 kDa receptor-associated protein of the synapse; translated protein: MKIALQHGDRPLQALCLLNFADIHRCRHDVDKALPRYESSMCIMTEIGNRLGQTQVYLGVGKCWLQQKELDKALDALQRAQELSEALGTKLCSLKVHCLSEGIYRSKESQEELREQVVKFLQCVEELELYCGMCGESIGEKNQQLQALPCSHIFHLQCLQNNGSKGCPKCRRSSMKPGFV